A window of the Lactobacillus gasseri ATCC 33323 = JCM 1131 genome harbors these coding sequences:
- a CDS encoding phage portal protein, whose translation MELDALKKLIQNTSTSRNDLINNYKQAVNYYENKTDITTRNNGKAKLNKEGKKDPLRSADNRIPSNFYQLLVDQEAGYVASVFPDIDVGKDADNKKIIDVLGDDRALTLNGLLVDSSNAGRAWLHYWIDEDNNFRYGIIQPDQITPIYATTLDNKLLGILRSYKQLDPDSGKYFTVHEYWTDKEAQFFRTSATDSTVIEPYNIITSYDLSAGYETGQSNTLKHNFGRVPFIEFPKNKYRLPELNKYKGLIDAYDDIYNGFINDLDDVQTVILVLTNYGGASLEQFMNDLREYKSIKINNAGNGDKSGVDKLQIDIPVEARDDALKITRDNIFLFGQGIDPANFESSNASGVAIKMLYSHLELKAAKTQTYFEHAINELVRAIMRYLNFSDADKRHISQHWTRTKVEDSLTKAQIVSTVANYSSKEAVAKANPIVDDWQQELKDLAKDREENDPYSKQADELNGKGVDDEE comes from the coding sequence TTGGAATTAGATGCTTTAAAAAAGTTAATTCAAAATACTTCAACAAGTAGAAATGATCTAATTAATAATTACAAACAAGCAGTGAATTATTATGAAAATAAGACTGATATCACTACCAGAAACAACGGTAAAGCTAAGCTTAATAAGGAAGGTAAAAAAGATCCTTTAAGAAGTGCTGATAATCGCATTCCATCAAACTTTTATCAGTTGTTAGTAGACCAAGAAGCAGGTTACGTTGCTTCTGTTTTTCCTGACATTGACGTTGGAAAAGATGCCGATAATAAGAAAATTATTGATGTCTTAGGCGATGATCGTGCGTTGACGCTTAACGGCTTATTAGTAGACAGTTCGAATGCTGGTCGAGCTTGGTTGCACTACTGGATTGATGAAGATAACAATTTCAGATATGGCATTATTCAACCTGACCAGATCACACCAATTTATGCGACAACGCTAGATAATAAGCTGCTGGGTATTCTGAGAAGCTATAAACAGTTAGATCCTGATAGTGGTAAGTACTTTACAGTTCACGAATACTGGACGGATAAAGAAGCACAATTCTTCAGGACAAGCGCAACCGATAGCACAGTGATTGAGCCTTACAATATCATTACTTCTTACGATCTAAGCGCTGGCTATGAAACAGGACAGTCAAACACCTTAAAACACAACTTTGGACGAGTTCCTTTTATTGAATTTCCTAAAAATAAATATCGCTTGCCTGAACTTAACAAGTATAAGGGGTTAATTGATGCTTACGATGACATCTACAATGGATTTATTAATGACTTAGACGATGTCCAAACTGTAATTCTCGTCTTAACCAACTATGGTGGTGCTAGCTTAGAGCAGTTCATGAACGATCTAAGAGAATATAAGTCTATTAAGATCAATAACGCAGGTAATGGCGATAAGAGTGGCGTTGATAAGCTCCAAATTGATATCCCTGTTGAAGCCCGTGACGATGCACTTAAGATAACCCGTGATAACATTTTCTTGTTTGGTCAAGGAATTGATCCAGCTAACTTTGAGAGTTCAAATGCTTCTGGTGTAGCAATCAAAATGCTATATTCTCACTTAGAATTAAAGGCTGCTAAAACACAAACTTACTTTGAACATGCTATTAATGAGTTGGTTCGTGCAATTATGCGTTACCTTAACTTTTCAGATGCGGACAAGCGCCATATATCGCAACATTGGACGAGAACTAAGGTAGAAGATAGCTTAACTAAGGCTCAAATTGTTTCTACAGTAGCCAATTACAGTTCAAAAGAAGCAGTTGCTAAAGCTAATCCTATTGTTGATGATTGGCAGCAAGAACTGAAAGACTTAGCCAAGGATAGAGAAGAAAATGATCCATATTCTAAACAAGCTGACGAGTTAAACGGTAAAGGCGTAGACGATGAAGAGTAG
- a CDS encoding minor capsid protein, with amino-acid sequence MKSSDYWRQRAIAEKKKQLEASADYEAAMQVRLRRLEHEFEKEALVYLQRYANENNVGLKQAASVLGSINTTKWSMTLEEFERKAKAGGYDKELNAEYYKSRIYRLQQLHDQMVEFSKKYGMAEQLKMQKGLAKQYQNSYYLHAYDKYRATGQLDIKLNHFNEQQLENIVYSPWKGSDFSKRIWKEYTEILPDELTDTMLRATLFGYSPSKVVSMMRDRFKKVSDRDLHRLVTTEMGHAAEEATAQFYKDSDIEQYQYLATLESHTCDQCTHLDERIFNVKDKKEGINYPLIHPYCRCTTVPYDKDLPDVETRWSRDPKTGKGRYVYRNALDYSEWKKLSNVKILNLSLPTPKLTWDEEAAIHKYNSFESYGLNADLRAGNTLSPAEEKLKHDLDTALDKIPYYSEDEPLSRSLYFESRDDIMVDYVNKALTQGYIQEPSYTSSSAGMVYNPEDDLRVVILKSHSGHDIRKFNDVEGEVLFKRNTRFDVLRLNIIDGKPYIEVVEHEEND; translated from the coding sequence ATGAAGAGTAGTGACTACTGGCGTCAACGTGCTATTGCTGAAAAGAAAAAGCAACTTGAAGCGTCAGCAGATTATGAAGCGGCTATGCAAGTTAGACTAAGACGGTTAGAGCATGAATTCGAAAAAGAAGCATTAGTTTACTTACAGCGATATGCTAATGAGAATAATGTCGGCTTAAAACAAGCTGCTAGCGTCTTAGGAAGTATTAACACAACTAAATGGTCGATGACCTTAGAAGAGTTTGAACGTAAAGCTAAGGCTGGTGGTTATGATAAAGAGCTAAACGCCGAATATTACAAGAGCCGTATTTACAGACTTCAACAGTTGCATGACCAGATGGTTGAGTTTTCTAAAAAGTATGGCATGGCTGAACAACTAAAAATGCAAAAAGGTTTAGCCAAACAGTATCAGAATAGCTATTACTTACATGCTTATGATAAGTACCGAGCTACTGGTCAACTGGATATCAAGCTAAATCATTTCAACGAACAGCAATTAGAAAATATTGTTTACAGCCCTTGGAAAGGTAGCGATTTTAGCAAGCGAATTTGGAAAGAATACACTGAAATTCTTCCTGATGAGTTAACTGACACAATGCTAAGAGCAACTTTATTTGGATATTCTCCAAGCAAGGTTGTTTCAATGATGAGAGATCGTTTTAAGAAGGTTTCTGATCGAGATTTGCATAGGCTGGTTACTACTGAAATGGGACACGCTGCCGAAGAAGCAACAGCACAGTTCTATAAAGATAGCGATATTGAGCAATACCAATACTTAGCCACATTAGAAAGCCACACTTGTGACCAATGCACCCACTTAGATGAGCGCATTTTTAATGTCAAAGATAAAAAAGAGGGTATTAACTATCCTTTAATTCACCCATATTGCAGATGCACGACTGTTCCTTACGATAAAGACTTGCCAGACGTTGAAACTCGTTGGAGTAGAGATCCGAAAACAGGTAAAGGACGCTATGTATATCGAAATGCTTTAGATTATAGTGAGTGGAAAAAGCTTTCCAATGTTAAGATACTCAACTTATCACTACCTACACCAAAATTGACATGGGACGAAGAAGCTGCAATTCATAAATATAATTCTTTTGAGTCTTACGGTTTAAATGCGGACTTAAGAGCAGGCAATACATTGTCACCAGCCGAAGAAAAGTTAAAACATGATTTAGATACTGCTCTGGATAAAATTCCATACTATTCAGAAGACGAACCACTTAGTCGCTCTTTATATTTTGAAAGCAGGGATGATATAATGGTCGATTATGTTAATAAAGCTTTGACTCAAGGATACATTCAAGAGCCAAGTTATACGTCTTCAAGTGCTGGTATGGTATATAATCCAGAAGATGATTTACGAGTTGTAATTTTAAAAAGTCATAGTGGACATGATATTAGAAAATTTAATGATGTTGAAGGTGAAGTATTATTTAAGCGAAATACAAGATTTGATGTATTGAGATTAAATATCATAGATGGTAAACCATATATTGAGGTGGTTGAACATGAAGAAAATGACTAA
- a CDS encoding phage scaffolding protein produces the protein MKRKQLEELGLQEEQIKKIMDLNGEDIQNAKDKASASNAEILEENKALKSQMSERDKDLKKLRAQVKDNEDLTKQFNDLKSKYDKDTADLTQKLATNRLNSAIDQSLSKANVRNNKAIRGLLNMDEIKLDDDGNLTGLDDQIKSLQKSDGYLFDEGSKQDYQPNNGKPANADPVQAMVDIFKGEHK, from the coding sequence ATGAAAAGAAAACAATTAGAAGAGCTTGGATTACAAGAAGAGCAGATTAAAAAGATCATGGATTTAAACGGCGAGGATATTCAAAACGCTAAGGATAAAGCAAGTGCTAGCAATGCTGAAATTTTAGAAGAGAATAAAGCCCTTAAGTCCCAGATGAGTGAAAGAGATAAGGATTTAAAGAAGTTGCGTGCTCAAGTTAAGGATAATGAAGACTTAACTAAGCAATTTAATGATCTAAAGAGCAAGTATGACAAGGATACAGCTGACCTTACTCAAAAACTTGCTACCAATCGTTTGAACAGCGCAATTGACCAATCATTAAGCAAAGCTAATGTTCGCAATAACAAGGCTATTAGAGGTCTTTTGAACATGGACGAAATTAAGCTTGATGATGATGGCAATTTGACAGGTTTAGACGATCAAATTAAATCTTTACAGAAATCTGATGGTTATTTATTTGATGAAGGTAGTAAGCAAGATTACCAACCAAATAATGGAAAACCTGCTAACGCTGATCCGGTCCAGGCAATGGTTGATATATTTAAAGGAGAACATAAATAA
- a CDS encoding HK97 gp10 family phage protein: protein MSLGHVDDAQFQQFASRVRQKIDSGYVKQELGKSSRRIGTQSLRILETNTPVKQGNLRRSWTAEGPTYGCGGWTIKLINNAEYASYVESGHRQTPGRYVPLLKKRLVRDWVPGQFYMKKSIPQIQRQLPQLVTEGLWGLKDLFE, encoded by the coding sequence ATGAGTTTAGGACATGTTGACGATGCTCAATTTCAGCAATTCGCTAGTAGAGTAAGGCAGAAGATTGATAGTGGCTATGTAAAACAGGAGCTTGGAAAGAGTTCTAGACGTATAGGCACTCAATCACTACGAATTTTGGAAACAAACACTCCTGTAAAGCAAGGCAACCTTCGCAGATCATGGACGGCAGAAGGACCGACCTATGGTTGCGGTGGTTGGACGATCAAATTAATTAACAATGCTGAATATGCTTCTTACGTTGAAAGTGGTCACAGGCAGACACCTGGAAGATATGTACCATTACTGAAAAAGCGCCTGGTTAGAGATTGGGTGCCTGGTCAGTTTTACATGAAGAAATCTATTCCACAAATTCAAAGACAGTTGCCACAGTTGGTAACAGAGGGTCTGTGGGGGTTAAAGGACTTGTTTGAATGA
- a CDS encoding phage tail terminator family protein: MTIVERIAKRISEIFPDVTIYSEKQKSGFQVPSFYISKIMTVTKSRFFDIQDRSLSYSITYFANPDRPNADMEEVEQKLLNNFTRLDDYATVRNREATINQDDETLVMSFDLRLEMYPVQDGGKLERIEFNGGIQ, encoded by the coding sequence ATGACAATAGTTGAAAGAATAGCTAAGCGAATATCAGAGATATTTCCTGATGTGACAATTTATTCAGAAAAACAGAAAAGCGGTTTTCAAGTGCCGTCATTTTATATCAGTAAGATAATGACAGTCACTAAGAGTCGCTTTTTTGATATTCAAGATAGAAGCTTGTCTTACTCAATAACATATTTTGCTAATCCAGATCGTCCTAATGCTGATATGGAAGAAGTAGAGCAAAAATTACTGAATAATTTTACAAGATTAGATGATTATGCAACTGTTAGAAACCGAGAAGCGACTATCAACCAAGATGATGAAACTTTAGTAATGAGTTTTGATTTGAGGTTAGAGATGTATCCGGTTCAAGACGGTGGAAAGCTAGAAAGGATTGAGTTTAATGGAGGAATCCAATAA
- a CDS encoding phage tail sheath family protein: MAGGTWKAQDKRRPGAYINVVGNGQREAASSLGRVLLIRDKGLGWGKNGVIEVEANSDFTKKLGTTLDDPSLTALKETLKGASKVLVLNPNEGTAATLTKEGLPWTVTANYPGEKGNQITVSVEVSPADQNAATVSTIFGTKLVDEQSIKFNELDKFKGNDYITAKVVEEGSSKPVAFTNVSGALTGGTTTESNKVESLLNDALENEEYAVVTTAGFEPSSNMNKLVVEAVKRLRENEGRKVRGVIPTDADTTYNYEGISTVVNGYTLSDGTNVDVKDATGYFAGISASADVATSLTYFEVEDAVSAYPKLDNEKTIKALDAGQIVFTTRPGQRVVIEQDINSLHKFTAEKPQSFSKNRVMRTLDEIATDTENTFERTYLGKAGNNAAGRDLFKADRIAYLMGLQNRNIIQSFKNTDVTIEAGNDTDSIVVNLAVTPVDAMEKLYMTMVVR; this comes from the coding sequence ATGGCAGGAGGAACTTGGAAAGCTCAAGATAAGCGCAGACCAGGCGCTTATATCAATGTCGTAGGTAATGGTCAAAGAGAAGCAGCTTCTTCTCTAGGTAGAGTGTTGTTAATTCGTGATAAAGGCTTAGGCTGGGGCAAGAATGGTGTCATTGAAGTAGAAGCTAACAGTGATTTCACTAAGAAATTAGGTACTACTTTAGATGATCCATCTCTTACAGCTTTAAAGGAAACACTAAAAGGTGCTTCTAAAGTGCTTGTTCTTAACCCCAATGAGGGTACAGCAGCGACTTTGACTAAAGAAGGACTGCCTTGGACTGTTACTGCAAATTATCCAGGTGAAAAGGGTAATCAAATTACAGTGAGTGTTGAAGTTAGTCCAGCTGATCAGAATGCGGCTACTGTATCAACTATCTTTGGTACTAAGTTGGTTGATGAACAATCAATCAAGTTCAATGAATTAGATAAGTTCAAGGGCAATGATTACATCACTGCAAAAGTAGTCGAAGAGGGTAGTTCAAAGCCTGTAGCATTTACTAATGTTTCAGGCGCTTTGACTGGCGGTACTACTACTGAGTCTAATAAAGTTGAAAGCTTATTGAATGACGCTTTAGAAAATGAAGAGTACGCAGTTGTTACTACTGCTGGCTTTGAACCATCAAGCAACATGAACAAGTTGGTTGTGGAAGCAGTTAAGCGTCTCCGTGAAAATGAAGGTCGCAAGGTTAGAGGTGTAATTCCTACTGATGCAGATACTACTTATAACTATGAGGGTATTTCAACCGTTGTGAATGGTTACACTTTAAGCGATGGTACTAATGTAGATGTTAAAGATGCAACTGGTTACTTCGCTGGTATTTCCGCTTCTGCTGATGTAGCAACTTCTTTAACTTATTTTGAAGTTGAAGATGCTGTTTCAGCATATCCAAAACTTGATAATGAAAAGACAATTAAGGCTCTTGATGCTGGGCAAATTGTGTTCACTACACGTCCTGGCCAAAGAGTAGTAATTGAACAAGATATCAATTCATTACACAAGTTTACAGCTGAAAAGCCACAATCATTCTCTAAAAATAGAGTAATGAGAACTTTAGACGAGATTGCTACTGACACTGAAAATACTTTTGAAAGAACTTATTTAGGCAAAGCCGGTAACAATGCAGCTGGTCGTGATCTCTTTAAGGCAGACAGAATCGCTTACTTAATGGGTTTACAAAATAGAAATATCATTCAAAGCTTCAAGAACACTGATGTCACAATAGAAGCAGGGAATGATACTGACTCTATCGTTGTTAACTTGGCAGTTACTCCAGTTGATGCAATGGAAAAACTTTACATGACAATGGTAGTTAGATAG
- a CDS encoding phage tail tube protein, producing MAAIDEFLNGRDTISTKDATLSIKINGNIIKMIECDKFTAKLEKNKEDVQTLGSHWKRKKTTSVEGTGTLGGYLVNSNWIKYGIPYTQDGGDLYFDATLTIHDPTSRAGKQVVQLTDVNLDDIPIADFEADDGVMEWESDFTFEGVNLVQAFNGIN from the coding sequence ATGGCAGCAATTGATGAGTTTTTAAATGGTCGAGATACTATTTCAACCAAAGATGCTACTTTATCAATCAAAATTAATGGCAACATTATTAAGATGATTGAATGTGATAAGTTCACAGCTAAGCTTGAAAAGAACAAGGAAGACGTCCAAACCTTAGGTTCTCACTGGAAGAGAAAGAAAACTACTTCTGTTGAAGGTACGGGAACTTTAGGTGGTTACTTGGTTAACTCAAACTGGATTAAGTACGGCATTCCTTATACTCAAGATGGTGGGGATTTGTATTTTGATGCAACTTTGACTATCCATGATCCAACTTCAAGAGCTGGTAAGCAAGTGGTGCAATTAACAGATGTCAACTTGGACGATATTCCAATTGCCGATTTTGAAGCTGATGACGGCGTAATGGAATGGGAAAGTGATTTTACTTTTGAAGGCGTCAACTTAGTCCAAGCATTTAATGGAATTAATTAA
- a CDS encoding phage tail assembly chaperone, producing the protein MAESVEDFLFENVGSPVEEKEVKLERFKSPFKIKSLTADEVSHIRKQATKRVLNRKTHRYEQETDENQFQGLVVAEAVVSPNLNNEKLQTSWGCIAKPEEVLKKMLKVGEYTELSQAIMDLSGLNDDDSSEDLVEEAKN; encoded by the coding sequence ATGGCTGAAAGTGTTGAAGATTTTTTGTTTGAAAATGTTGGTAGTCCAGTAGAAGAAAAAGAAGTTAAGCTTGAAAGATTTAAGTCTCCTTTTAAGATTAAGTCTTTAACTGCTGATGAAGTGTCACATATTCGAAAGCAAGCAACTAAGAGAGTTCTCAACCGTAAGACACATAGATACGAACAAGAAACTGATGAAAATCAGTTCCAAGGTTTAGTTGTAGCAGAAGCTGTTGTTTCTCCTAACTTAAACAATGAAAAGTTGCAAACTTCATGGGGCTGTATTGCTAAGCCGGAAGAAGTTTTAAAGAAAATGCTTAAAGTTGGTGAATACACTGAGCTATCACAGGCAATTATGGACTTATCAGGTCTTAACGATGATGACAGTTCAGAAGACTTGGTTGAAGAAGCAAAAAACTAA
- a CDS encoding tape measure protein, whose amino-acid sequence MSTISTTVKINDAFSNPLDRLSSGLQKAQSGMSKLKEAISGGSSGGSMFKSMVGGTVVGGAINKGMELASTGIRSMYGELDEASKAWQTFDGNMHQLGKSPAEIATAKKSMQQFAQQTIYGASDMASTYSQLAAVGTKNVDQLVRGFGGLAAASSNPQQAMKTLSEQATQMAAKPMVQWQDFKLMLEQTPAGISAVAKTMGVSTQQLIKNVQDGKVKTEDFLNAIAKTGTNANFTKMATQFKTVGQAIDGLKETMANKLQGAFDRVGKVGIKFVSDLTDQLSNVNFDGFVDGLFKAVADMEPIFDDLKTGFDDFKKGFADSGAFNSLKDTFDSITDSVGKLVNTMDQTNGGDSLFKQLGKLAGGALGGAAKSISGIAEALGELDPGTLQMLAQAFIILKGGLKGLVFEAVIWGLKELNKLDPGTINNIAQALTALAIAFTMLKAMGKIAGYMKEVSKFFKGFKNAKKIKAPEIDSPKMTKPGKILSNAGAYMKLGAAFALVGAGALALGAGFKLLADAATQISSAGGGAIATFFGMIAAIAALVVLVRFLGPDLIGGAVGFAIFAAALLLIGAAVLVASAGIALLATQLPTISEYGTSAAVGLLALAGAIAVFGLAAIVGAVGVLLLGVALAVLAVGLVAAGVGALIFAVGLALVGITALIAAVGVLLLGVAIALVAVMVIIAAVGMLLLGVTLVLVAAMGIVAAVGLLLMGVALMLIVVSAMVAAVGLILLSVALLLIGPMSLIAAVGLLLLGVALTLVMAMGLVAAVGILLLGVGLVLVAAMAMVAAVGLMMMSVALMMIMVTAMVSAVGLMLLAVALMMVGPMAMIAAVGLMLLAAAAIMLGAGLMVVAAAAMAVAAALVAVGASVMVMASLFVAAGSMMVSAITSAMSGVVSAVRSGISSAVNAARSFGSALVSVGRQLIQGLVNGIKSMIGAAVSAVQGVASKVVSAAKSVLHIGSPSRLFRQYGRWVDQGLIIGLNRDAGAAADASASMAQGVVDAASGMSPTLDPIGLSGINPGDLLAAGFDRALDAISNVAGAITGLDGSRANIGIFGQGAVSSAVGSDTVTSGSIAPNSVLTNNNSSSQTDNSTQVQIDKGAIVINASGNPDADVDKILDKIDQKIIDRRNKALGGG is encoded by the coding sequence ATGAGTACAATTAGCACCACTGTTAAGATTAATGACGCTTTTAGTAACCCATTAGATCGCCTGTCTAGTGGTTTGCAAAAAGCGCAAAGTGGTATGAGCAAATTGAAAGAAGCTATTTCTGGCGGTTCTAGTGGCGGTAGTATGTTCAAGTCAATGGTTGGCGGTACTGTTGTTGGCGGAGCAATCAACAAAGGTATGGAACTTGCTAGTACTGGAATTCGTTCCATGTATGGCGAATTAGATGAAGCAAGTAAAGCATGGCAGACTTTCGATGGGAACATGCACCAATTGGGCAAAAGTCCGGCTGAAATTGCTACTGCTAAAAAGTCAATGCAACAGTTCGCCCAGCAAACTATTTACGGTGCTTCTGATATGGCAAGTACTTACTCACAATTGGCTGCTGTTGGCACGAAAAACGTGGATCAATTAGTTAGAGGTTTTGGTGGTTTAGCTGCTGCTTCTTCTAATCCGCAACAAGCTATGAAGACTTTGTCAGAGCAGGCAACTCAAATGGCTGCCAAGCCAATGGTGCAATGGCAAGACTTTAAACTTATGCTAGAACAAACGCCAGCAGGTATTTCTGCCGTTGCTAAGACAATGGGTGTAAGTACCCAACAATTAATTAAGAACGTTCAAGATGGAAAGGTTAAAACTGAGGACTTCTTGAACGCAATAGCTAAAACAGGAACAAACGCCAACTTTACCAAGATGGCTACTCAATTTAAAACAGTTGGGCAAGCTATTGACGGTTTAAAAGAAACAATGGCTAACAAATTGCAAGGTGCATTTGATAGAGTGGGTAAAGTTGGCATTAAATTTGTTTCTGATTTAACGGATCAGCTATCAAATGTTAATTTTGATGGTTTCGTTGACGGATTATTTAAAGCTGTTGCTGATATGGAACCAATTTTTGACGATTTAAAGACTGGTTTTGATGATTTTAAAAAAGGCTTTGCTGATTCTGGCGCTTTTAATTCTCTAAAAGATACATTTGATAGTATTACTGACTCTGTCGGTAAGTTAGTCAATACGATGGACCAAACTAACGGAGGAGACAGCTTATTTAAGCAACTAGGAAAGCTAGCTGGTGGAGCATTGGGTGGTGCTGCTAAATCTATTTCTGGAATTGCAGAAGCGCTTGGTGAACTAGATCCAGGCACACTTCAGATGTTAGCCCAAGCTTTTATCATCTTAAAAGGTGGGCTAAAAGGCTTAGTGTTTGAAGCTGTTATTTGGGGGCTAAAAGAACTGAATAAACTAGATCCTGGCACAATTAATAATATTGCGCAAGCTCTTACCGCATTAGCAATAGCTTTTACAATGTTGAAGGCTATGGGAAAAATTGCTGGCTATATGAAAGAAGTTTCTAAGTTCTTTAAAGGCTTCAAGAATGCTAAGAAGATCAAAGCTCCTGAAATTGATTCGCCAAAAATGACTAAGCCGGGTAAGATTTTAAGTAATGCTGGAGCATATATGAAACTAGGTGCAGCATTTGCCCTAGTTGGTGCTGGGGCTTTAGCGCTCGGTGCAGGATTTAAATTGTTAGCTGATGCAGCTACTCAGATATCTAGTGCAGGTGGCGGTGCTATAGCAACATTCTTTGGGATGATTGCCGCTATCGCTGCCTTAGTGGTCTTAGTAAGATTTTTAGGACCAGATTTGATTGGTGGAGCGGTTGGCTTTGCTATCTTTGCTGCCGCACTGCTATTAATCGGCGCTGCCGTTTTAGTAGCAAGTGCGGGTATCGCACTTTTAGCTACTCAACTACCTACTATTTCAGAATATGGAACTAGCGCAGCAGTTGGCTTGCTTGCTTTAGCTGGAGCAATTGCTGTATTTGGTTTAGCTGCAATAGTTGGAGCTGTTGGAGTACTTCTTTTAGGCGTTGCTTTAGCAGTTCTTGCTGTAGGTTTAGTTGCAGCAGGTGTTGGAGCATTAATTTTTGCTGTAGGTTTAGCCTTAGTTGGAATTACTGCTCTAATTGCAGCTGTTGGTGTCTTACTTTTAGGAGTAGCAATTGCTCTAGTTGCTGTAATGGTAATTATTGCAGCTGTTGGAATGCTTCTACTCGGTGTGACACTTGTCTTAGTTGCTGCAATGGGAATTGTTGCGGCGGTTGGCTTACTATTAATGGGCGTTGCTTTAATGCTGATTGTGGTTAGTGCAATGGTTGCTGCTGTTGGTTTAATTCTCTTATCAGTTGCGTTACTACTAATTGGTCCAATGTCCTTAATAGCGGCTGTCGGACTACTTCTTTTAGGTGTTGCATTAACTCTAGTCATGGCTATGGGATTAGTAGCTGCTGTAGGTATCTTGCTCCTCGGAGTTGGACTAGTCTTAGTAGCTGCAATGGCTATGGTTGCTGCTGTTGGATTAATGATGATGTCTGTAGCTTTAATGATGATTATGGTTACAGCTATGGTATCAGCAGTAGGTTTGATGTTACTGGCAGTTGCTTTAATGATGGTTGGTCCTATGGCAATGATTGCTGCAGTAGGTCTGATGCTCTTGGCAGCCGCTGCAATTATGCTTGGCGCTGGCTTAATGGTAGTAGCTGCCGCCGCAATGGCTGTAGCCGCTGCTCTAGTTGCAGTTGGTGCTTCTGTCATGGTTATGGCGTCACTATTTGTTGCCGCTGGATCAATGATGGTTTCAGCAATTACTAGCGCAATGAGTGGAGTAGTAAGTGCTGTTAGAAGTGGTATTTCCAGCGCTGTAAATGCTGCTAGAAGTTTTGGAAGTGCCTTAGTTTCTGTGGGTAGACAGTTAATTCAAGGTTTAGTCAATGGTATTAAGTCAATGATTGGCGCTGCCGTTAGTGCAGTGCAAGGAGTAGCAAGTAAAGTTGTAAGTGCCGCTAAGAGCGTGCTTCATATTGGGTCTCCTTCAAGATTGTTTAGACAGTATGGTCGCTGGGTCGATCAAGGTTTAATCATAGGATTAAACAGAGATGCTGGTGCAGCTGCTGATGCTTCTGCAAGTATGGCGCAAGGTGTTGTAGATGCTGCTAGTGGTATGTCGCCAACCTTAGACCCTATTGGATTAAGTGGCATAAATCCAGGAGATTTACTTGCAGCTGGATTTGATAGAGCACTGGACGCAATCAGCAATGTTGCTGGTGCAATTACTGGGCTTGATGGTTCAAGAGCTAATATTGGCATTTTCGGACAAGGTGCTGTTTCTTCAGCAGTGGGTAGCGATACAGTAACATCTGGTTCAATCGCTCCAAATTCAGTATTGACTAATAACAACAGTAGTAGCCAAACAGACAATAGTACTCAAGTTCAAATTGATAAAGGTGCTATTGTCATCAATGCTTCTGGCAATCCAGATGCAGACGTAGACAAGATTTTAGATAAGATCGATCAAAAGATTATTGATAGACGTAATAAAGCTCTAGGAGGTGGTTAA